A DNA window from Arachis duranensis cultivar V14167 chromosome 3, aradu.V14167.gnm2.J7QH, whole genome shotgun sequence contains the following coding sequences:
- the LOC107477615 gene encoding endoglucanase 8-like yields the protein MLLTVTERSRGHDYGDALSKSILFFEAQRSGKLPPTQRVTWRKDSAVHDGDQFQEGVSHLYRKVDLVGGYYDAGDNVKFNFPMAFSTSMLAWSVIQFGSSMGAERKHALEAIRWGAEYLMKATSVPGYVVVQVGDPYSDHNCWQRPEDMDTSRTFYAVSKEYPGSEVSAEIAAALAASSIVFKRYQLAYSARLLRRARMVFEFADKYRGSYNDGLGHWVCPFYCDYSGYQDELVWGAAWLFKATKNSYYRKYIDENIHNLKTFAEFGWDSKDAGINVLLSTLMINNSSNSNADKFICSVLPESPSLSVSYSPGELMFKQGGSNLQHATAFSFLFLVYADYLNKVNRHVDCGGKASAISPTRLIQFARSQVDYILGSNPLKMSYMVGYGEKYPKRIHHRASSLPSIDMQRGHIDCKGGSSYFQSQNPNPNVLLGALVGGPDINDQYADSRSDFVHSEPTTYINAPFVGALAYFKSHSSSKPN from the exons ATGTTATTAACGGTGACAGAGAGAAGCAGGGGTCACGATTATGGAGATGCATTATCGAAGAGTATATTGTTCTTTGAAGCTCAGAGGTCAGGGAAGTTGCCACCAACACAGAGGGTTACTTGGAGGAAGGATTCCGCCGTCCACGACGGCGATCAATTTCAGGAAGGCGTGTCCCACTTGTACCGCAAAGTTGACTTGGTTGGCGGTTACTACGACGCGGGCGACAACGTGAAGTTCAACTTTCCAATGGCATTCTCAACAAGCATGCTAGCATGGAGTGTGATACAGTTCGGGAGTTCCATGGGAGCAGAACGAAAGCACGCTTTAGAGGCTATTCGTTGGGGCGCGGAGTACTTGATGAAAGCAACTAGCGTCCCTGGCTATGTGGTTGTACAGGTTGGTGATCCGTACAGTGACCACAATTGTTGGCAGAGGCCTGAAGACATGGACACTTCTAGAACCTTCTATGCGGTTAGCAAGGAGTACCCTGGTTCTGAGGTTTCCGCGGAGATTGCAGCTGCGCTTGCAGCCTCTTCCATTGTCTTTAAACGATATCAACTTGCTTATTCTGCTAGGCTTCTCCGAAGAGCTAGAATG GTGTTTGAGTTTGCAGATAAGTACAGAGGATCTTACAATGACGGCCTTGGACACTGGGTATGCCCATTCTATTGTGATTATAGTGGCTACCAG GATGAATTGGTGTGGGGAGCAGCATGGTTGTTTAAGGCTACTAAAAACTCTTATTATCGGAAATACATTGACGAAAACATTCACAACCTCAAAACCTTCGCTGAATTTGGATGGGACTCCAAGGATGCTGGCATCAATGTGCTTCTTTCTACG CTTATGATTAATAATAGTAGTAACTCTAATGCGGACAAGTTTATCTGTTCTGTGCTACCTGAATCACCTTCCCTATCAGTTTCATACTCTCCAg GAGAGCTTATGTTCAAACAAGGAGGGAGTAACTTGCAACATGCAACGgcattttcatttcttttcctGGTTTATGCTGACTATTTGAACAAAGTTAATAGACACGTTGACTGTGGGGGTAAAGCTTCTGCAATATCCCCAACGCGACTTATACAATTTGCCAGAAGTCAG GTGGATTACATATTAGGAAGCAACCCATTGAAGATGTCATACATGGTAGGGTACGGAGAAAAGTATCCAAAAAGAATACATCACCGTGCATCTTCATTACCTTCCATAGATATGCAGCGTGGCCACATCGATTGCAAAGGAGGATCCTCTTATTTTCAAAGCCAAAACCCTAATCCCAATGTCCTTCTTGGAGCTCTAGTTGGGGGACCTGATATCAATGATCAATATGCTGATTCTCGATCCGATTTTGTGCACTCAGAACCTACAACCTATATAAATGCACCTTTTGTTGGTGCTTTGGCATATTTCAAATCACATTCATcctcaaaaccaaattaa
- the LOC107477565 gene encoding 21 kDa protein (The sequence of the model RefSeq protein was modified relative to this genomic sequence to represent the inferred CDS: added 52 bases not found in genome assembly) has protein sequence MEYAMIRSSNSKCVATILLVIVLTITNCGEAKGREFRQSNTVFIRSSCSSTTYPKLCYTSLVKHAAFIQTNPVLLTGTALNITLSSAKSTSAAMSTMARSGGLSGRDAAAMQDCMEVLADSVEELTKSIGEMSHLRTSNFEGTMSDVQTWVSAALTDDTTCTDGFQQTPSSVAEDVKTAVRGRVVEVAQLTSNALALINQLANGHP, from the exons atGGAATATGCAATGATTCGTTCTTCTAACTCCAAGTGTGTTGCGACAATCCTTCTGGTAATTGTTTTAACCATCACAAATTGTGGTGAAGCGAAAGGGAGAGAATTCCGACAATCAAACACAGTATTCATTAGAAGCTCATGTAGCTCCACAACATACCCAAAACTATGCTACACTTCGCTGGTGAAGCATGCGGCATTCATTCAAACAAACCCTGTTCTTCTAA CATGTCCACGATGGCGAGGAGCGGTGGCCTGAGCGGGAGAGACGCGGCGGCTATGCAGGACTGCATGGAGGTGCTGGCTGATTCCGTGGAGGAGCTCACAAAATCGATTGGAGAAATGAGTCATTTGAGGACAAGTAATTTTGAAGGAACAATGAGTGATGTTCAAACTTGGGTCAGCGCTGCTTTGACCGATGATACCACCTGCACTGATGGCTTCCAACAGACCCCTAGTTCTGTCGCCGAAGATGTTAAGACCGCCGTCCGTGGCCGCGTCGTCGAGGTGGCGCAACTCACTAGTAATGCCTTGGCTTTGATCAATCAGCTCGCTAATGGCCATCCTTAA